In a genomic window of Glaciimonas sp. PCH181:
- a CDS encoding ABC transporter ATP-binding protein: MSTLISSSIPRLMRTRNLDLSIGGRTLVAGLNWEVCPGQLWCVIGRNGAGKSTFLRSLAGLRRPDGGVIELDDRPLSAWPLQTLARARAFLPQGSRDAFGYRVIETVLAARHPYHDSRYWESDADQQAALDALHALDVGTLAERDIRTLSGGERQRVAIAAILAQDTPLLLLDEPANALDLAHQVSVMRLLADLCGTNDSSSKAVVMVSHDLNLAHSVATHALLLMGDGQWQAGPVAEVMTAPILSRCLGHPIEIIQHGHRTIYMPTERPTP; this comes from the coding sequence ATGTCCACCCTTATTTCCTCCTCTATTCCCCGCCTTATGCGAACGCGGAATCTTGATCTCAGTATCGGTGGCCGCACCTTGGTTGCAGGACTGAATTGGGAAGTTTGCCCTGGTCAGCTTTGGTGCGTCATTGGACGTAACGGAGCCGGGAAAAGTACATTTCTTCGCTCTCTCGCTGGTTTGCGTCGGCCGGACGGCGGCGTGATTGAGTTGGATGATCGGCCTTTATCGGCATGGCCTTTGCAGACCTTGGCGCGTGCTCGTGCATTTCTGCCGCAGGGCAGTCGTGATGCGTTTGGTTATCGTGTGATTGAAACCGTGTTGGCCGCGCGTCATCCGTATCACGATTCCCGTTATTGGGAGTCTGATGCCGATCAGCAGGCGGCGCTGGATGCGTTACATGCGTTAGATGTGGGGACGTTGGCAGAGCGCGATATTCGTACCTTGTCCGGCGGCGAGCGTCAGCGCGTGGCGATTGCCGCCATATTGGCGCAAGACACGCCGTTATTGCTATTGGATGAACCGGCGAACGCCCTCGATCTGGCCCATCAAGTCAGTGTGATGCGTTTGCTGGCCGATCTTTGCGGCACAAATGATAGTTCGTCTAAAGCGGTTGTCATGGTAAGCCACGATTTGAATCTGGCGCATAGCGTCGCGACCCATGCACTGTTGCTGATGGGTGACGGGCAATGGCAAGCTGGTCCCGTGGCGGAAGTGATGACCGCACCGATCCTCAGCCGCTGTCTGGGGCATCCGATAGAAATAATTCAGCATGGACATCGGACTATTTATATGCCTACTGAAAGACCAACACCTTGA
- a CDS encoding adenosylcobinamide-GDP ribazoletransferase, with protein sequence MSSTPSRSWIDASVHQLRLFFIALQFFTRLPIPDWVGFDPAWLQQSSRYFSAVGIVVGIATAAITSVAAYFWPPAVAILLSIIGGIYLTGAFHEDGFADVCDGFGGGYTAARILDIMKDSRVGAYGVIGIALMLGLKYTVLSQLSFWSVIAALLIAHPVSRLMASALIWRLSYVKAEGKAKPLAEKMSGGEFAISAGVAALPLLASGLSGWVSWTGIAAGLLLSTLTTLWLARFFVKRIGGYTGDCLGAVQQMAEVTFYLGLLAVVAH encoded by the coding sequence ATGTCCAGCACGCCTTCACGCAGTTGGATCGATGCAAGCGTCCATCAGCTACGGTTATTTTTTATCGCGCTGCAATTTTTTACGCGGCTACCTATTCCCGACTGGGTTGGCTTTGATCCGGCATGGTTGCAGCAATCTTCACGTTATTTTTCAGCAGTCGGGATTGTTGTCGGCATCGCGACGGCGGCAATAACGAGCGTGGCGGCCTATTTTTGGCCGCCAGCAGTGGCAATCCTGTTATCCATTATTGGCGGTATTTATCTGACCGGCGCGTTTCATGAGGATGGCTTCGCCGACGTTTGCGATGGTTTTGGCGGTGGCTATACCGCCGCACGCATTCTTGACATCATGAAAGATTCGCGGGTTGGTGCTTATGGTGTCATTGGCATAGCGCTGATGTTGGGTTTGAAGTATACGGTACTTAGCCAACTGTCATTCTGGTCTGTGATTGCCGCTTTGTTGATTGCCCATCCTGTATCGCGCCTGATGGCCAGCGCGTTGATTTGGCGGTTGTCCTATGTCAAAGCGGAAGGCAAAGCCAAACCGCTGGCAGAGAAAATGTCTGGTGGCGAGTTTGCTATTTCGGCTGGCGTTGCGGCATTGCCGTTGCTGGCAAGCGGTTTATCCGGTTGGGTATCGTGGACCGGCATTGCGGCCGGATTGCTACTCAGCACTCTGACAACATTGTGGTTGGCGCGCTTCTTTGTCAAGCGCATTGGCGGCTACACCGGCGATTGTCTGGGCGCTGTGCAGCAGATGGCAGAGGTAACTTTTTATCTCGGCCTGTTAGCTGTCGTGGCGCATTAA
- a CDS encoding cobalamin-binding protein → MKRSSFLIILLASLSISAAEAAISVRDDAGNIVTLSQPAQRVITMAPHTTELVFAAGGGDRIVGTVKYSDYPAAAKNIPRIGDNSMLDIERLIAMKPDLLVIWRHNSAERQLEQLRKLGIPWFYSDPHKLRDIPDGIVRLGQLLGTTAEAEKAAAALTQKVDALAAKYQQRPRVKVFYQVWSRPLYTLNGSQIVSDAINICGGENIFAHLPVTAPVVNIEAVLAENPEVLVSGQRKDDKSDLEYWRSYAGLLAVRRGNLFGIDADLMNRAGPRIIDGAAILCEKLDLARTRRAQP, encoded by the coding sequence TTGAAGCGCTCATCTTTTCTCATAATATTGCTGGCAAGTTTGTCGATATCGGCAGCAGAAGCGGCGATCAGCGTGCGTGACGATGCGGGCAATATCGTCACATTGTCGCAACCCGCGCAGCGCGTAATTACGATGGCACCGCATACTACCGAGTTGGTATTTGCCGCAGGCGGTGGGGACCGCATCGTCGGGACGGTGAAGTACAGCGATTACCCGGCGGCGGCAAAAAATATCCCCAGAATTGGCGATAACAGCATGCTGGATATTGAGCGGTTGATTGCGATGAAACCAGACCTGCTGGTGATTTGGCGCCATAACAGCGCCGAACGTCAGTTGGAGCAATTACGCAAATTGGGCATTCCGTGGTTTTACAGCGATCCGCATAAGTTGCGAGATATCCCGGATGGCATTGTTCGCCTCGGTCAATTACTCGGAACCACCGCAGAAGCGGAAAAAGCAGCGGCAGCGTTAACCCAAAAAGTGGATGCGTTAGCGGCTAAATATCAGCAACGTCCACGCGTAAAGGTTTTTTATCAGGTCTGGAGCCGCCCTTTATATACGCTCAACGGCAGCCAGATTGTCAGCGATGCGATTAATATCTGCGGCGGTGAAAACATTTTCGCGCATTTGCCAGTGACCGCACCGGTTGTGAATATTGAAGCAGTGTTAGCAGAAAATCCGGAAGTGCTGGTAAGCGGGCAGCGTAAAGACGATAAAAGCGATTTGGAATATTGGCGCAGTTACGCCGGTTTGTTGGCAGTACGGCGCGGTAATTTGTTTGGTATTGACGCCGATTTGATGAATCGTGCTGGTCCTCGCATTATCGATGGCGCAGCGATTTTATGTGAGAAATTAGACTTGGCAAGAACGCGGCGAGCGCAGCCTTAA
- a CDS encoding TonB-dependent receptor domain-containing protein translates to MTSTIRRTHPRTRAAAISKANTPLRLSTLAISTCFISAFAAPSFAQSTQDKALDPVLVTATRTAQKASDVLSDNVVISAEEIAQSGQTSLVQLLQKQRGIEITSNGGPGTSASVFMRGSANNQNIVLIDGVRVGSSTTGGATWSSIPLSQIDHIEIVYGPLSSLYGADAIGGVIQIFTKKGSGAPRISASGGYGSYGTRTMDANVSGATDGDHRFSYAIGAAHESSDGFSATKPGAFGYNPDKDGYTKDSTSGQFGLELAKGHEIGFTFLQSRLNAQYDNGPGYDTRTVQNLDNLAAYSKNQFLPWWNSTIQLSQTKDKGVNISSNLPAGTTLITTTQNNLSWQNDLSLGPDVLQLLAERREEEVNASGVSGDRTTNSIAASYQLKRGAHLATFSLRNDNNSAFGNHVTGSLGYGYKLNKDWRVNASYGTSFRAPTFNELYYPGYGVASNKPEKGKNAEIGTVYDDGTSTLNATYYRNKITDLIVFAPVCPVEVSTHQYGCAYNVDKATLEGVSLGGSTKFGNWALRGSVDLQNPQDDTTGKMLTRRARQHGTVGLDYGFGAVKAGAEVVVSGKRYDNTTNTVILGGYSLLNLYASYDFAASWALFGRWNNVLNKDYELARNYATAGSSLFVGVRYGFQ, encoded by the coding sequence ATGACCTCAACTATTCGACGGACGCATCCGCGTACCCGTGCTGCTGCTATTTCCAAGGCGAACACACCGCTGCGCCTTTCTACTCTGGCGATCTCTACTTGCTTTATCTCTGCTTTTGCAGCGCCCAGTTTTGCGCAATCGACGCAGGATAAAGCGCTCGATCCAGTGTTGGTAACGGCGACCCGTACCGCACAAAAAGCTAGCGACGTACTCAGCGATAACGTGGTTATTTCGGCTGAAGAGATTGCGCAATCGGGCCAGACTTCTTTGGTGCAGCTATTACAAAAACAACGCGGCATTGAGATCACCAGCAATGGCGGTCCGGGCACGTCGGCCTCTGTTTTCATGCGCGGCTCGGCAAATAATCAGAATATTGTGCTGATCGATGGCGTGCGCGTCGGTTCGTCGACTACGGGCGGTGCTACCTGGTCCAGTATTCCTTTATCGCAAATTGATCACATCGAAATCGTCTATGGTCCGCTGAGCAGTTTGTATGGTGCGGATGCGATTGGCGGCGTGATTCAGATTTTTACCAAGAAGGGTAGCGGCGCACCGCGTATTTCAGCTTCTGGTGGTTATGGCAGTTACGGCACGCGCACGATGGATGCGAATGTTTCTGGCGCGACTGATGGTGATCATCGGTTTAGCTATGCCATCGGTGCTGCGCATGAAAGTTCGGATGGGTTTTCGGCGACTAAACCGGGTGCATTTGGCTATAACCCTGATAAAGATGGCTATACAAAGGACAGCACTAGCGGGCAGTTTGGGCTGGAACTGGCAAAGGGACATGAGATTGGTTTTACCTTTTTGCAGAGCCGTTTGAATGCGCAGTATGACAATGGTCCGGGCTACGATACGCGCACGGTGCAAAATTTGGATAATCTGGCCGCTTATTCTAAGAACCAGTTTTTGCCGTGGTGGAATAGCACTATTCAGCTATCGCAAACCAAGGATAAAGGCGTCAATATTTCTAGTAATTTGCCTGCCGGTACGACGTTGATTACGACTACGCAGAATAATTTGAGCTGGCAGAATGATTTGTCGCTTGGGCCTGATGTGCTGCAGTTATTGGCTGAGCGTCGGGAGGAAGAGGTTAATGCGAGTGGTGTGTCGGGGGACAGGACAACTAATTCGATTGCTGCTTCGTATCAACTTAAGCGTGGTGCGCATTTAGCGACTTTTAGTCTGCGTAACGACAACAATTCAGCGTTTGGTAATCACGTTACCGGTAGTCTTGGTTATGGCTATAAGTTGAATAAGGATTGGCGTGTGAATGCCAGTTATGGGACTAGTTTCCGTGCACCGACGTTTAATGAGCTGTATTACCCTGGCTATGGCGTTGCATCGAATAAGCCGGAAAAAGGTAAAAATGCGGAAATTGGGACGGTTTATGATGATGGCACTTCGACGTTAAATGCGACGTATTATCGTAATAAAATTACTGACCTGATTGTTTTTGCGCCGGTTTGTCCGGTTGAGGTGAGTACGCATCAGTATGGTTGTGCGTATAACGTTGATAAGGCGACGCTTGAAGGGGTTTCTTTGGGTGGCAGTACTAAGTTTGGGAATTGGGCGTTGCGTGGGTCGGTGGATCTGCAGAATCCGCAGGACGATACTACGGGGAAGATGTTGACGCGACGTGCGCGGCAGCATGGGACTGTTGGATTGGATTATGGGTTTGGGGCGGTGAAAGCGGGCGCTGAGGTTGTGGTGTCTGGTAAGCGCTATGACAATACGACTAATACGGTTATTTTGGGTGGGTATAGTTTGCTTAATCTGTATGCGAGTTATGATTTTGCGGCTAGTTGGGCGTTGTTTGGGCGGTGGAATAATGTGCTGAATAAGGATTATGAGTTGGCGCGGAATTATGCTACTGCTGGGTCTAGTTTGTTTGTTGGGGTTAGGTACGGGTTTCAGTGA
- a CDS encoding P-II family nitrogen regulator — MKQITAIIKPFKLDEVREALAEVGVNGLTVTEVKGFGRQKGHTELYRGAEYVVDFLPKVKVELVIDDALAEQAVDAIIKAARTGKIGDGKIFVRDVEQVIRIRTGETGPEAV, encoded by the coding sequence ATGAAGCAAATTACTGCCATTATCAAACCGTTCAAACTGGACGAGGTCCGCGAAGCACTGGCTGAAGTAGGTGTCAATGGCTTAACCGTCACCGAAGTCAAAGGCTTCGGTCGCCAAAAAGGTCATACGGAGTTGTACCGTGGCGCTGAGTATGTCGTCGATTTTCTGCCAAAAGTAAAAGTCGAACTGGTGATCGATGATGCACTTGCAGAGCAAGCAGTTGACGCCATCATCAAAGCGGCACGCACCGGCAAAATCGGCGATGGCAAAATTTTTGTGCGCGATGTTGAGCAGGTCATCCGTATCCGTACTGGCGAAACTGGCCCGGAAGCGGTTTAA
- a CDS encoding iron ABC transporter permease, with translation MKNSPVGSVQMRASADGRRAVGVLGGLGVLAVLSIVFACAVGSVALSGSDLFGALGEVLRGLVKVVPKTMAGTLLELRLERALAGFVAGAMLALAGVMMQALLRNPLADPYVLGVSGGASVGALSAMLFFSATWMVDVAAFAGAIAVALLLFGLAYRDLRGGISDGNAPLLLLTGVIVASGCGALVTLMLSIAPDNRLRSMVFWLIGDLSGVQLRWLPWIILSGALVFSVRKARHINVMVLHAEAASTLGIHVGSLRKGLFFCAALLTASTVSSAGSIGFVGLIVPHACRFALGPDHRLLLPAAAIAGGTFLVLADTLARTILAPQQLPVGVITALIGVPAFLLQLHHIRRR, from the coding sequence ATGAAAAATTCCCCGGTTGGTTCTGTGCAGATGCGTGCTTCGGCGGATGGGCGGCGTGCTGTTGGGGTATTGGGCGGGTTGGGGGTGTTGGCGGTGTTGAGTATTGTTTTTGCTTGTGCTGTCGGGTCTGTGGCTTTGTCTGGTTCTGATCTTTTTGGGGCGTTGGGTGAGGTGTTGCGTGGGTTGGTGAAGGTTGTGCCTAAGACGATGGCGGGTACTTTGTTGGAGTTGCGGTTGGAGCGGGCGTTGGCTGGCTTTGTGGCGGGGGCGATGTTGGCGTTGGCGGGGGTGATGATGCAGGCTTTGTTGCGTAATCCTTTGGCTGATCCTTATGTGTTGGGCGTTTCTGGTGGTGCTTCTGTTGGGGCGTTGTCGGCGATGCTTTTTTTTAGTGCTACGTGGATGGTGGATGTTGCTGCTTTTGCAGGGGCGATTGCGGTGGCGTTGTTGTTGTTTGGATTGGCTTATCGGGATTTGCGGGGTGGGATTTCTGATGGGAATGCGCCGTTGTTGTTGCTGACCGGGGTGATTGTGGCTTCAGGGTGTGGGGCTTTGGTGACATTGATGTTGTCTATTGCGCCGGATAATCGATTGCGGAGTATGGTGTTTTGGTTGATTGGGGATTTGTCTGGTGTGCAGTTGCGCTGGTTGCCTTGGATAATATTGAGCGGTGCGCTGGTTTTTTCGGTGCGTAAGGCGCGGCATATTAATGTGATGGTGCTGCATGCTGAGGCGGCGTCTACGTTGGGAATTCATGTGGGATCGCTGCGTAAGGGCTTGTTTTTTTGTGCGGCGTTGTTGACGGCGTCTACGGTCAGTAGCGCTGGTTCGATTGGATTTGTTGGATTGATCGTGCCGCATGCCTGCCGGTTTGCGTTGGGGCCGGATCATCGCTTGTTGTTGCCTGCCGCTGCGATTGCCGGAGGGACTTTTTTGGTGTTGGCGGATACACTGGCGCGGACTATTTTGGCACCGCAGCAATTGCCTGTCGGCGTGATTACAGCGTTGATTGGCGTACCGGCTTTTCTGTTGCAACTGCACCATATTCGTAGACGATGA
- a CDS encoding substrate-binding domain-containing protein: MKRITRLAGAGLLALTAVSAFAAEKIVVGVAIPTATHSFTAGIVWWANEAKAELEKAHPGLKIIVKTAATAPEQANQLQDMLTVNKINTLVIFPIESASLTQPVAQVKNKGVYVTVVDRGLTTTDAQDAYVAGDNAAFGKLPAEYLAKRLNGKGNILVLRGMPTTLDNTRFDAFSAVMKGHPEIKILDAKYGNWNRDDAFKVMQDYLTRFKQIDAVWAADDDMAIGVQKAIEQTKRTDIKEVFGGAGAKGAVKKIMDGSDTQILADVSYSPKFMYDAIKITTEARLKGEKLPANTIIPSVLITKENAKQFYFPNSPF, from the coding sequence ATGAAACGTATCACCCGTTTAGCAGGTGCAGGACTGTTGGCTTTAACTGCTGTGTCGGCATTTGCGGCAGAAAAAATTGTAGTGGGCGTTGCAATCCCAACCGCAACCCATAGTTTTACCGCAGGTATCGTCTGGTGGGCGAATGAGGCGAAAGCAGAGTTGGAAAAAGCCCATCCCGGTTTAAAAATCATCGTCAAAACCGCTGCTACCGCGCCGGAACAAGCTAATCAATTACAGGATATGTTGACGGTTAACAAGATCAATACATTGGTGATTTTTCCGATTGAATCTGCTTCGCTGACCCAGCCTGTGGCACAAGTTAAGAATAAGGGTGTGTACGTCACTGTGGTGGACCGTGGGCTGACAACGACGGATGCGCAGGATGCTTATGTTGCTGGTGATAATGCGGCTTTCGGTAAGTTACCGGCTGAATATCTGGCTAAGCGTCTGAATGGAAAAGGGAATATTTTGGTGCTCCGCGGGATGCCGACTACGCTGGACAATACGCGTTTTGATGCGTTTAGTGCGGTGATGAAGGGCCATCCTGAGATTAAGATTTTGGATGCGAAATACGGTAATTGGAATCGGGATGACGCATTTAAAGTGATGCAGGATTATTTGACGCGCTTTAAACAGATTGATGCTGTTTGGGCGGCGGATGATGATATGGCGATTGGGGTACAGAAAGCGATTGAGCAAACTAAGCGGACTGATATTAAGGAAGTGTTTGGCGGCGCGGGTGCTAAAGGTGCGGTTAAGAAAATTATGGACGGATCTGATACACAGATTTTGGCGGATGTTTCCTATTCACCGAAGTTTATGTATGACGCTATTAAGATAACGACTGAAGCGCGATTGAAGGGGGAGAAATTGCCTGCTAATACTATTATTCCTTCGGTGTTGATTACTAAGGAAAATGCTAAGCAGTTTTATTTTCCTAATTCGCCGTTTTAA
- the cobT gene encoding nicotinate-nucleotide--dimethylbenzimidazole phosphoribosyltransferase — translation MQIPHIVSTQDSDLSNILTTRINNKTKPLGSLGLLETIAHQIGLIQKNTHPTLVDPAIIVFAADHGIVAENISAYPQSVTWQMVENFLADGAAINVFARQNNCALHIVDAGVIHDFGDRPQLWDRKIALGTQNFIHQAAMTAEQCVTAIAHGIALAKALPGNIVGFGEMGIGNTTAAAAIMHKITGLPLAECVGAGTALDAAGIAHKQSVIQRAVDVHAGVVEPLEILATFGGFEIAMMVGAMLGAAERRSVLLIDGFIVTSALLIAAQLRPEILDYCIFAHCSDERGHRQMLAHLNARPLLQLGLRLGEGTGGALALPLVQAAVHFMAEMATFDSAAVSQSN, via the coding sequence ATGCAGATCCCCCACATCGTTTCCACACAGGATAGCGATCTCAGCAACATCCTCACTACACGCATTAACAACAAAACCAAGCCTTTAGGCAGTTTAGGTTTGCTGGAAACAATCGCGCATCAAATTGGGTTGATTCAAAAAAATACGCATCCAACATTAGTCGATCCGGCAATCATTGTATTCGCCGCCGATCATGGCATCGTTGCCGAGAATATTTCTGCATATCCTCAAAGCGTGACATGGCAAATGGTTGAGAATTTCCTCGCCGATGGCGCTGCTATTAACGTATTTGCACGGCAAAACAACTGCGCTTTACATATCGTCGATGCCGGTGTCATCCATGATTTTGGCGATCGGCCTCAGTTATGGGACAGAAAAATCGCATTAGGAACACAGAATTTCATTCATCAGGCCGCCATGACGGCTGAGCAATGCGTCACCGCGATTGCGCACGGGATAGCCTTGGCGAAAGCGCTGCCCGGCAATATCGTCGGTTTCGGCGAGATGGGGATTGGCAACACTACAGCTGCGGCCGCCATCATGCATAAAATCACGGGTTTGCCGCTAGCAGAATGCGTTGGTGCAGGAACGGCGCTGGATGCCGCCGGTATCGCGCATAAGCAAAGTGTGATTCAGCGTGCTGTGGATGTTCATGCTGGCGTAGTTGAACCATTGGAAATACTGGCTACGTTTGGCGGCTTTGAAATCGCCATGATGGTCGGTGCCATGCTGGGCGCTGCGGAGCGCCGCTCGGTATTGCTGATTGATGGCTTCATTGTTACCAGCGCGTTATTGATCGCTGCGCAATTACGTCCGGAAATACTTGATTACTGCATTTTTGCGCATTGCTCGGATGAGCGTGGACATCGACAAATGCTGGCTCACCTGAACGCCCGTCCATTGCTGCAATTGGGCTTGCGTCTGGGCGAGGGCACGGGCGGTGCGCTGGCGTTACCGTTGGTGCAGGCGGCAGTACATTTTATGGCTGAAATGGCGACTTTTGATTCTGCCGCTGTTAGTCAAAGTAACTAA
- a CDS encoding Gfo/Idh/MocA family protein produces MQRRLRLGMVGGGQNGYIGAIHRIAARLDDHYELVAGALSSDPARAASSAQEIRIDPSRSYSDYQEMARQEAARPDGIDVVAIVTPNYLHAPVATAFLEAGIHVICDKPLAISLAEGQALAALAQQKNRVFALTHTYTGYPMVRHAKALVEAGELGELRLIQVEYSQDWLAASIGRTDTGAADNWHNDPLRSGPGGTLADVGTHAYQLAQFISGQTPTQLLAELSTFVPGRPIDDHVQVMLRYANGARGTLWASQVATGSENALRVRLYGSKAQIAFNQENPNELWLTPQGGNAQRLTPGRVASAAAAHATRVPAGHPEGYFEAFAQLYADAALQITAINAGQPVPEATRWLTNVNDGVAGMAFIEAVIRSHKNDGQWTDVAQ; encoded by the coding sequence ATGCAACGGCGATTAAGACTAGGCATGGTAGGCGGCGGACAAAATGGCTACATCGGCGCAATACATCGCATAGCAGCGCGGCTGGACGATCATTATGAATTGGTGGCCGGAGCCTTATCCAGCGACCCCGCCCGCGCCGCCAGCAGCGCACAAGAAATCCGCATCGACCCCAGCCGCAGCTACAGCGACTATCAAGAAATGGCGCGTCAAGAAGCCGCGCGCCCCGACGGCATTGATGTCGTTGCCATTGTCACACCGAACTATCTGCACGCCCCTGTCGCTACAGCATTTTTAGAAGCCGGTATTCATGTCATTTGCGACAAACCGCTAGCCATTTCGCTAGCAGAAGGTCAGGCGCTAGCAGCCTTAGCCCAACAAAAAAACCGCGTCTTCGCCCTCACCCATACTTACACCGGCTACCCGATGGTGCGCCACGCCAAGGCATTGGTTGAAGCTGGTGAGCTAGGCGAACTACGCTTGATCCAAGTCGAATACTCACAGGACTGGCTAGCCGCCTCCATCGGTCGAACCGATACCGGGGCGGCCGATAACTGGCACAACGACCCATTACGCTCAGGCCCGGGCGGTACGCTAGCCGATGTCGGCACGCACGCCTATCAACTAGCCCAATTCATCAGCGGCCAGACGCCCACCCAATTGCTAGCCGAATTATCAACTTTCGTCCCCGGCCGCCCAATCGATGATCATGTCCAAGTCATGCTGCGCTACGCCAACGGCGCACGCGGCACGTTATGGGCCAGTCAGGTCGCCACCGGCAGTGAAAACGCCTTGCGTGTGCGACTCTACGGCAGCAAAGCGCAGATCGCCTTCAATCAGGAAAATCCGAACGAATTGTGGCTAACACCACAAGGCGGCAATGCCCAACGCCTGACGCCGGGCCGCGTCGCCAGCGCCGCAGCAGCGCACGCCACACGCGTGCCCGCCGGTCATCCCGAAGGTTACTTTGAAGCTTTCGCGCAACTGTATGCGGATGCCGCCTTGCAGATTACGGCGATCAACGCCGGTCAACCGGTCCCCGAGGCGACACGCTGGCTGACAAATGTGAATGATGGCGTCGCCGGCATGGCGTTTATTGAAGCAGTTATTCGCAGCCATAAAAATGACGGCCAATGGACCGATGTGGCGCAATAA
- a CDS encoding histidine phosphatase family protein: MQLHLIRHPKPDVAADTCYGNTDLTVSAQENTRVLQQLIQTLPTPTLLFSSPLQRCAVFAHSLAEECGWASPVIDQRLAELDFGVWEMQPWDAIPRTEIDAWANAPIDYQPGGGESVMQMAARVSAFYLDVLRGDFGNHHDDNIIVICHAGTIRLLLACQGCAADTLVLADVARLAASKPHAIAYGGVISFSC, encoded by the coding sequence ATGCAACTGCATTTGATCCGTCATCCCAAGCCGGACGTTGCCGCCGATACCTGCTATGGCAATACCGATCTGACGGTATCCGCACAAGAAAATACCCGTGTCTTACAGCAATTAATACAGACGTTACCGACGCCAACACTGCTATTTTCCAGTCCTCTCCAACGCTGCGCCGTTTTTGCGCATAGCCTGGCAGAGGAGTGTGGCTGGGCATCGCCGGTCATTGATCAGCGCCTGGCTGAATTGGATTTCGGTGTATGGGAAATGCAGCCGTGGGACGCTATTCCCCGCACAGAAATTGATGCCTGGGCCAATGCGCCTATCGATTATCAACCCGGCGGCGGTGAAAGTGTCATGCAGATGGCCGCCCGCGTCAGTGCGTTTTATCTGGATGTGTTGCGTGGTGATTTCGGCAATCATCATGACGACAACATCATCGTGATTTGTCACGCAGGGACTATTCGGCTCTTATTAGCCTGTCAGGGTTGCGCTGCCGATACGTTAGTTCTGGCGGACGTTGCACGTCTGGCGGCCAGCAAGCCCCACGCGATTGCTTATGGCGGCGTAATTTCATTCTCTTGTTGA
- a CDS encoding sugar phosphate isomerase/epimerase, which yields MKTIKGPAIFLAQFMGDNPPFDTLENLAKWAADLGYKGLQLPTNPRLLDLTLAAQSQTYCDEITGVLSQHGLQITELSTHLQGQLVAVHPAYNDLFDNFAAPHVRGNPAARTAWAIEQLKLAAKASQKLGLKAHVTFSGALAWPYLYPWPQRPPGLVETAFTELANRWLPILDAFDEAGVDLCYELHPGEDLHDGTSFDRFLEAVNQHPRASILYDPSHFMLQQLDYLAFIDIYHDRIKAFHVKDAEFRPNGKQGVYGGFSNWQDRAGRFRSLGDGQIDFKAIFSKMAQYDFPGWAVLEWECCLKHPEDGAAEGAAFIKQHIIRVADRAFDDFASGTVDQDQINKLLGL from the coding sequence ATGAAAACCATCAAGGGCCCAGCCATCTTCCTAGCCCAATTCATGGGCGACAATCCCCCATTCGATACATTGGAAAACCTAGCCAAATGGGCAGCTGACCTCGGCTACAAAGGCCTCCAATTACCAACCAATCCCCGTTTATTAGACCTAACATTAGCAGCCCAAAGCCAAACCTACTGCGATGAAATAACCGGCGTATTAAGCCAGCACGGCCTGCAAATCACTGAACTATCAACTCATCTACAAGGACAGCTAGTAGCAGTCCACCCAGCCTATAACGACCTATTCGACAACTTCGCTGCCCCTCACGTGCGCGGCAATCCAGCCGCCCGAACAGCCTGGGCCATCGAACAACTAAAACTCGCCGCAAAAGCATCCCAAAAACTAGGCCTTAAAGCCCACGTCACATTCTCAGGCGCACTAGCGTGGCCCTATTTATACCCGTGGCCACAACGCCCGCCCGGCCTCGTAGAAACCGCATTCACCGAACTAGCCAACCGCTGGCTCCCCATCCTCGACGCCTTCGACGAAGCAGGAGTCGACCTCTGCTACGAACTCCACCCCGGCGAAGATCTTCACGATGGCACAAGTTTCGACCGCTTTCTAGAAGCCGTAAACCAACACCCACGCGCCAGCATCCTATACGACCCCAGCCACTTCATGCTGCAACAACTCGACTACCTGGCCTTCATCGACATCTATCACGACCGCATCAAAGCATTCCACGTCAAAGACGCAGAATTTAGGCCCAACGGCAAACAAGGTGTTTACGGTGGATTTTCAAACTGGCAAGACCGTGCCGGACGCTTCCGCTCACTCGGCGATGGACAAATCGATTTCAAGGCAATTTTCTCAAAAATGGCGCAATATGATTTCCCCGGCTGGGCTGTGCTGGAATGGGAATGCTGCCTGAAACATCCCGAAGACGGCGCAGCAGAAGGCGCAGCATTCATCAAACAACACATCATCCGCGTCGCAGACCGTGCTTTTGATGATTTTGCAAGCGGCACAGTGGACCAAGACCAAATCAACAAACTACTCGGCCTCTGA